The Maylandia zebra isolate NMK-2024a linkage group LG7, Mzebra_GT3a, whole genome shotgun sequence genome contains a region encoding:
- the LOC112435115 gene encoding uncharacterized protein LOC112435115: protein MLMSALYVALDASFDYTISDMPYLRKWWCLLLMENFDLRSSGKLFAHWREEAKAVLEGQHVPIFRLKKRKFQEVSQEPAVVEDLRPAVQWVVQNKAHVTMPKYLSLNQGDQQRVLRDMSEEEDTGARDLFLFVFQFAEDMELFLKACADEQGLRVSAMFDM from the exons ATGCTGATG TCTGCTCTGTACGTGGCACTGGATGCTTCATTTGACTATACTATA tCAGACATGCCCTACTTGCGTAAATGGTGGTGCTTGCTGTTGATGGAGAACTTTGATCTCAGGAG CTCTGGCAAGCTATTTGCACACTGGAGAGAGGAAGCCAAAGCTGTGCTTGAAGGACAACACGTGCCCATTTTCAGACTGAAAAAGCGCAAGTTCCAGGAAGTCAGTCAG GAGCCAGCAGTTGTTGAAGATCTGCGTCCTGCTGTGCAGTGGGTTGTCCAAAATAAGGCACACGTAACAATGCCAAAATATCTGTCCTTAAATCAAGGGGACCAGCAGAGGGTCTTAAGAGACATGTCAGAGGAAGAAGACACTGGAGCAAGGGActtgttcctctttgtttttcagtttgcagaggaCATGGAGCTCTTTTTGAAAGCATGTGCTGATGAGCAGGGACTAAGGGTCAGTGCTATGTTTGACATGTAA
- the LOC106674997 gene encoding piggyBac transposable element-derived protein 4 — MAKRKTYFSLEEVLEQCTRRDSDQSEEDISEEDSDVSFVDSVAEDIFLDGGDATLDIQSSESDELWEPASKKTSTEEHDDSISSEEEPHPSTFQRVSGSRRPRGRGRGRGRGRTGSSQAEMPASTSEEGWNDTDAPDIIPPQPTFRPIKSPGPQIIPTASYTLLQLFQLYFTNSMLLTIIKNTNDFGSTCHKPSNPWIDLTLQDMYAFMAMVIYMGLVKLPAITDYWRGSKLYSLPFPKKIMSGKKFQRICRSLHLSSLEDNAANEQRRGTADFDRLCKIKPLYTEMREVCKKNYNPGQEISIDERMVASKARIGIKQYMKNKPVRWGYKLFVLADSSNGYTWDFFVYEGKLQGNSGKGLSYESVMELIDTRLLGTGYKLFVDNFYSSPSLFCDLLQKRIWACGTIRTNRIGFPKTKKNCLDSKSPRGSIRWIRKDSLLFVQWRDTRDVFLCSTLHTAHAGDTVQRRVRDADGHWVLKDISVPPAVKEYNRCMGGVDHSDALINYYKVIHKTQRWYKTFFYHFLDIAVVNAFLLHKSITKGKGEVPMHQKAFRETLIEELAAAAGSLAPSPAPSPSPNRAHHKPVHISGHSTTGRLRCRHCQTKTPVKCSSCDVPLCFLPSRDCYKDWHDANDL; from the exons ATGGCAAAGAGGAAAACTTACTTCTCACTGGAAGAAGTCCTCGAACAATGCACTCGGCGTGACAGTGATCAGTCGGAGGAAGATATTTCCGAAGAAGACAgtgatgtttcctttgttgACTCGGTAGCAGAGGATATTTTTTTGGATGGAGGAGACGCTACTCTCGACAT ACAATCATCAGAATCAGATGAACTATGGGAGCCAGCCAGTAAAAAGACAAGTACAGAGGAACACGATGACAGCATTTCGTCAGAAGAGGAGCCACATCCTTCCACTTTCCAAAGAGTTTCTGGAAGCAGAAGGCCAAGAGGtagggggagaggaagaggaagagggagaaCTGGCAGCAGTCAAGCTGAGATGCCAGCCAGTACATCTGAAGAGGGATGGAATGATACAGATGCTCCAGACATAATACCACCACAGCCCACCTTCAGGCCCATCAAATCACCAGGACCTCAGATCATACCTACAGCTTCATACACACTTTTACAGCTTTTTCAACTTTATTTCACAAACTCCATGTTGCtgacaataattaaaaacacaaatgactTTGGATCAACATGCCACAAGCCCTCTAACCCATGGATTGACTTGACTTTACAGGACATGTATGCTTTTATGGCCATGGTGATTTATATGGGTCTGGTCAAACTCCCTGCAATCACTGATTACTGGCGAGGTAGTAAACTGTACAGCCTTCCATTCCCTAAAAAAATAATGTCTGGTAAGAAGTTTCAAAGGATCTGCCGCTCCCTTCACCTAAGCAGTTTGGAGGACAATGCTGCTAATGAGCAGAGAAGAGGTACGGCAGATTTTGACCGTctctgcaaaataaaaccatTATACACGGAGATGAGGGAGGTCTGTAAAAAAAACTATAACCCTGGCCAAGAAATTTCCATTGACGAGCGAATGGTTGCCTCCAAAGCACGTATTGGAATAAAGCAATACATGAAAAATAAGCCTGTTCGCTGGGGATACAAACTTTTTGTTTTGGCAGATTCGAGCAACGGATATACATGGGACTTTTTCGTGTATGAAGGGAAGCTGCAGGGAAACAGTGGCAAGGGACTAAGTTATGAATCCGTGATGGAGCTTATCGATACACGGTTGCTTGGCACAGGATACAAACTTTTTGTAGATAATTTTTATAGTAGTCCCTCCCTTTTCTGTGACCTCCTTCAGAAGAGGATCTGGGCATGTGGAACAATACGAACAAATAGAATTGGAtttccaaaaaccaaaaaaaattgCCTGGACTCTAAATCTCCCCGTGGCAGCATAAGATGGATCCGAAAGGACTCCCTTCTCTTCGTTCAGTGGCGAGACACAAGGGATGTGTTCCTGTGCTCAACCCTCCACACAGCCCATGCTGGGGACACTGTTCAAAGGAGAGTTAGAGATGCAGATGGACACTGGGTGCTGAAAGACATCTCTGTTCCACCAGCAGTGAAGGAGTATAATCG GTGCATGGGTGGGGTGGACCACTCCGATGCCTTGATAAACTACTATAAAGTCATCCACAAGACTCAGAGGTGGTATAAGacatttttttatcattttctgGACATTGCTGTTGTGAATGCCTTCCTGCTTCACAAGAGCATCACAAAGGGTAAAGGAGAGGTACCCATGCACCAAAAGGCTTTTCGGGAGACACTTATTGAGGAGCTGGCAGCGGCAGCTGGCAGCCTTGCTCCATCGCCCGCACCATCACCCTCTCCAAACAGAGCACATCACAAGCCTGTGCATATCAGTGGACACAGCACCACAGGTCGTCTGAGGTGCAGACACTGCCAGACAAAGACACCAGTAAAGTGCTCCTCCTGTGATGTGCCTTTGTGCTTTTTGCCAAGTCGAGATTGTTATAAAGACTGGCATGATGCCAATGATCTCTAA